The Triticum aestivum cultivar Chinese Spring chromosome 3A, IWGSC CS RefSeq v2.1, whole genome shotgun sequence genome includes a region encoding these proteins:
- the LOC123059026 gene encoding uncharacterized protein gives MAGEKAGIGASSSSRPRRSSRNAADGKQIAPRVAADGKKTALRVAGDGKQSPLRVAAASDGKRMVMGVSVDAASTTLHPIDLRSDVAPAEGRTEVAKFVHNFYCALNFNLLGLYRFYADDAEFVWNFNGRRLNLKTAKEIKSYLYRASTKMKFHASHFDLLSIPGQSSVMLTVYGTIKSADNKPRSFVETFVLDIPGRLILRDSLVVQENALEVPEVSSPKKLQDHTASIMSTNDSQNHCGICNKKWYPLEKDWVCCDRCQMWLHVECDPNCSRDMEVEKSEYFCPGCTSECKDVLTLSTLKQKSPEPIIVSCAGKEGV, from the exons ATGGCTGGGGAGAAAGCTGGTatcggcgcctcctcctcctctcgtccTCGGAGGAGTTCG AGAAACGCCGCCGACGGGAAGCAGATTGCTCCCCGAGTCGCCGCCGACGGGAAGAAGACTGCTCTCCGAGTCGCCGGCGACGGGAAGCAGAGTCCTCTccgagtcgccgccgcctccgacggGAAGCGGATGGTTATGGGCGTCTCTGTCGACGCCGCTTCCACCACTTTGCACCCTATTGATCTACGATCCGACGTCGCCCCTGCTGAGGGGCGTACTGAAGTG GCCAAGTTTGTTCACAACTTCTACTGTGCCCTAAACTTTAATCTGTTAGGATTGTATCGTTTCTATGCCGACGATGCTGAGTTTGTCTGGAATTTCAATGGCCGTCGACTTAATCTGAAAACTGCAAAG GAAATTAAGAGTTATCTGTATAGGGCATCAACCAAAATGAAATTCCATGCATCACATTTTGATTTATTATCGATTCCTGGGCAAAGTTCTGTAATGCTGACCGTTTATGGAACAATCAAATCGGCTGATAACAAGCCTAGGAGCTTTGTGGAAACTTTTGTGCTTGATATTCCTGGACGTCTTATATTGAGGGATTCCTTGGTTGTGCAAGAAAATG CTCTAGAAGTACCAGAAGTGAGTAGTCCCAAGAAGCTCCAAGACCATACTGCAAGTATCATGTCTACTAATGAT TCACAGAATCACTGTGGAATTTGCAATAAGAAATGGTATCCCCTAGAGAAAGACTGG GTCTGTTGTGACCGTTGTCAAATGTGGCTCCATGTTGAGTGTGACCCTAATTGCAGTCGTGACATGGAG GTAGAAAAGTCAGAGTATTTCTGCCCTGGCTGTACGTCTGAATGCAAAGATGTATTGACACTTAG CACTTTGAAGCAAAAATCACCTGAACCCATAATTGTGTCGTGTGCTGGAAAGGAAGGAGTCTAA
- the LOC123059027 gene encoding histone deacetylase 5 isoform X2, which yields MSTNVWEKHTGCRQKNWKKSIKLKGTEKPLFKLLEEIPEGTGISSIASEIQQVSSVDTSDQPAAETSDQPAAETSYQQAAETSELAAVTSDQTSASLSYAMSGNKSQKSKVCILHDYDRMKSHQDKDTDHKYEKASRISEIMNTLNQDGVLDRTEREPFDSADREIILAIHDPEQLDYVDDLPLTDEEQDANFSKVAGVSVFSSEGTTEAIYSAAGAVIRGSDLVVEEYYETAFAIIRPPGHHAYKISEGFCFLNNVGIAIQHVVDHHLRYYIVLFIFQNYYSSTNRCTSF from the exons ATGTCTACGAATGTATGGGAGAAACATACTGGTTGCCGCCAAAAGAATTGGAAGAAGAGTATTAAGCTCAAGGGCACTGAGAAGCCTCTCTTTAAACTT CTTGAAGAGATACCTGAAGGAACTGGCATATCTTCTATTGCAAGTGAAATTCAGCAGGTTTCTTCTGTTGATACATCTGACCAGCCAGCTGCTGAAACATCTGACCAGCCAGCTGCTGAAACATCCTACCAGCAAGCTGCTGAAACATCTGAGCTAGCTGCTGTTACATCTGATCAGACATCTGCAAGCCTCTCTTATGCGATGTCGGGAAACAAG TCGCAAAAATCAAAAGTCTGCATCTTACATGATTATGATAGGATGAAGTCCCATCAGGATAAGGACACTGATCATAAATATGAAAAGGCATCTAGGATTTCTGAAATAATGAATACATTGAATCAAGATGGTGTTCTTGACAG AACTGAGAGGGAACCGTTTGATAGTGCTGATCGTGAGATAATTCTGGCTATCCATGATCCTGAGCAGTTGGATTATGTTGATGATTTGCCATTGACAGATGAGGAGCAGGACGCAAATTTTTCTAAAGTGGCTGGAGTTAGTGTATTCTCTTCTGAAGGAACTACCGAAGCTATTTACAGTGCAGCTGGGGCCGTGATAAGG GGTTCCGACCTTGTGGTTGAAGAGTATTATGAGACTGCTTTTGCAATAATCAGACCTCCAGGGCATCATGCTTATAAGATTTCTGAAGGTTTCTGCTTTTTGAACAACGTTGGTATAGCTATTCAACATGTTGTTGACCACCATTTGAGATATTACATTGTGCTCTTTATTTTTCAGAATTATTATTCCTCCACGAATCGTTGTACTTCTTTTTAA
- the LOC123059027 gene encoding histone deacetylase 5 isoform X1, whose amino-acid sequence MSTNVWEKHTGCRQKNWKKSIKLKGTEKPLFKLLEEIPEGTGISSIASEIQQVSSVDTSDQPAAETSDQPAAETSYQQAAETSELAAVTSDQTSASLSYAMSGNKQSQKSKVCILHDYDRMKSHQDKDTDHKYEKASRISEIMNTLNQDGVLDRTEREPFDSADREIILAIHDPEQLDYVDDLPLTDEEQDANFSKVAGVSVFSSEGTTEAIYSAAGAVIRGSDLVVEEYYETAFAIIRPPGHHAYKISEGFCFLNNVGIAIQHVVDHHLRYYIVLFIFQNYYSSTNRCTSF is encoded by the exons ATGTCTACGAATGTATGGGAGAAACATACTGGTTGCCGCCAAAAGAATTGGAAGAAGAGTATTAAGCTCAAGGGCACTGAGAAGCCTCTCTTTAAACTT CTTGAAGAGATACCTGAAGGAACTGGCATATCTTCTATTGCAAGTGAAATTCAGCAGGTTTCTTCTGTTGATACATCTGACCAGCCAGCTGCTGAAACATCTGACCAGCCAGCTGCTGAAACATCCTACCAGCAAGCTGCTGAAACATCTGAGCTAGCTGCTGTTACATCTGATCAGACATCTGCAAGCCTCTCTTATGCGATGTCGGGAAACAAG CAGTCGCAAAAATCAAAAGTCTGCATCTTACATGATTATGATAGGATGAAGTCCCATCAGGATAAGGACACTGATCATAAATATGAAAAGGCATCTAGGATTTCTGAAATAATGAATACATTGAATCAAGATGGTGTTCTTGACAG AACTGAGAGGGAACCGTTTGATAGTGCTGATCGTGAGATAATTCTGGCTATCCATGATCCTGAGCAGTTGGATTATGTTGATGATTTGCCATTGACAGATGAGGAGCAGGACGCAAATTTTTCTAAAGTGGCTGGAGTTAGTGTATTCTCTTCTGAAGGAACTACCGAAGCTATTTACAGTGCAGCTGGGGCCGTGATAAGG GGTTCCGACCTTGTGGTTGAAGAGTATTATGAGACTGCTTTTGCAATAATCAGACCTCCAGGGCATCATGCTTATAAGATTTCTGAAGGTTTCTGCTTTTTGAACAACGTTGGTATAGCTATTCAACATGTTGTTGACCACCATTTGAGATATTACATTGTGCTCTTTATTTTTCAGAATTATTATTCCTCCACGAATCGTTGTACTTCTTTTTAA